A region from the Arachis ipaensis cultivar K30076 chromosome B01, Araip1.1, whole genome shotgun sequence genome encodes:
- the LOC107611452 gene encoding uncharacterized protein LOC107611452, translated as MGDSVKQLLARPIQLADQVTKAADEASASFKNDCQELKSKAEKLAALLRQAARVSGDLYDRPTRRIVADTDIVLEKALSLVLKCRNNGLVKRVFTIIPAAAFRKMSSQLENSVGDVSWLLRVSAPADDRADEYLGLPPIAANEPILGLIWEYIATLHTSSVDERADAAAQLVSLARDNDRYGKLIIEEGGVGPLLKLVKEGKMEGQENAARAIGLLARDPESVEHMIHSGVCSVFAKILKEGPMKVQAVVAWAVSELAGNYPKCQDLFAQHNIIRLLVGHLAFETVQEHSKYAIVSNKPNSIHAVVMANNTNNVNGNGNGLKKINGNEDEDKSRVQHPLGDRSTNQMHRVVTSTMAMHAASKQQQQQQPSQQQVNQGNDVNQNHGKQSHQQSYSYSGINMKGRELEDPETKAYMKAMAARALWHLAKENSAICRSITESRALLCFAVLLERGREDVQYNSAMAVMEITAVAEKDAELRRSAFKPNSPACKAVVDQVLKIIDKGDSDLLIPCVKAIGNLARTFRATETRIIGPLVRLLDEREAEISREASISLTKFAGKDNYLHVDHSKAIISAGGAKHLVQLVYLGEQIVQKSALVLLSYIALHVPDSEELAQAEVLGVLEWASKQPNVTQDEALEALLQESKSRLELYQSRGSRGFHKLHQ; from the coding sequence ATGGGAGACTCAGTGAAGCAGTTACTGGCAAGGCCGATCCAGCTGGCAGACCAAGTAACCAAGGCGGCCGACGAGGCCAGCGCATCTTTCAAGAACGATTGTCAGGAGCTCAAATCCAAGGCGGAGAAGCTCGCCGCCCTCCTCCGCCAGGCCGCAAGAGTAAGCGGCGACCTCTACGACCGACCCACGCGCCGCATCGTCGCCGATACCGATATAGTTCTCGAGAAGGCACTCTCGTTAGTCCTCAAGTGCCGCAACAACGGCCTCGTAAAGCGCGTCTTCACCATCATCCCCGCCGCCGCGTTTCGCAAGATGTCGTCACAGCTTGAGAATTCCGTCGGGGATGTGTCGTGGCTTCTCCGCGTCTCCGCCCCCGCCGACGACCGCGCCGACGAGTATCTCGGCCTTCCTCCAATCGCCGCCAACGAGCCAATACTCGGCCTAATCTGGGAATACATCGCGACGCTCCACACGAGCTCCGTGGATGAACGCGCCGATGCCGCGGCGCAGCTTGTTTCTTTGGCGCGTGATAATGACCGTTACGGGAAGCTCATAATTGAAGAAGGTGGCGTTGGTCCGTTACTGAAGCTTGTGAAAGAAGGGAAGATGGAAGGTCAGGAAAACGCTGCAAGAGCGATTGGGTTGTTGGCGCGTGATCCCGAGAGCGTGGAGCATATGATCCATTCTGGTGTTTGTTCTGTTTTTGCTAAGATCCTTAAAGAAGGACCTATGAAGGTTCAAGCAGTGGTAGCTTGGGCTGTTTCTGAGCTTGCAGGTAACTACCCTAAATGCCAAGATCTTTTTGCTCAGCATAATATCATAAGATTGTTAGTTGGTCATCTTGCTTTTGAGACTGTTCAGGAGCATAGTAAGTATGCTATTGTTAGTAATAAGCCAAATTCGATTCACGCTGTTGTGATGGCAAATAATACCAATAATGTTAATGGGAATGGGAATGGTTTGAAGAAGATTAATGGGAATGAAGATGAGGATAAGAGTAGAGTGCAGCATCCTTTGGGGGATCGTTCTACAAACCAGATGCATAGAGTGGTTACTAGTACTATGGCTATGCATGCTGCTTccaagcagcagcagcaacagcagCCGTCCCAGCAGCAAGTGAATCAAGGGAATGATGTGAATCAGAATCATGGGAAGCAGAGTCATCAGCAAAGCTATTCGTATTCAGGCATTAACATGAAGGGGAGGGAGCTTGAGGATCCTGAGACTAAGGCTTATATGAAGGCCATGGCTGCCAGAGCCTTATGGCACTTGGCCAAGGAAAACTCGGCTATTTGTCGTAGCATCACGGAATCAAGGGCGTTGCTTTGTTTTGCTGTTTTGCTCGAGAGAGGGCGCGAAGATGTGCAGTACAATTCTGCCATGGCCGTGATGGAGATAACGGCTGTGGCAGAGAAAGATGCAGAGTTAAGGAGGTCTGCCTTCAAGCCTAACTCCCCTGCTTGCAAGGCAGTTGTTGATCAAGTGCTCAAGATCATAGACAAAGGCGATTCGGACCTCCTCATTCCTTGTGTCAAGGCTATTGGGAATCTGGCAAGGACATTCAGGGCGACAGAGACAAGGATAATTGGCCCCTTGGTGCGGCTTCTGGACGAAAGGGAGGCCGAGATATCAAGAGAGGCATCAATTTCGCTCACAAAGTTCGCTGGCAAAGACAACTACCTCCATGTTGATCACTCTAAGGCAATTATTAGCGCTGGTGGCGCTAAACACTTGGTTCAGCTTGTGTATCTAGGAGAACAAATTGTTCAAAAATCAGCACTGGTATTGCTATCTTACATTGCATTGCACGTGCCGGATAGCGAAGAGCTAGCCCAAGCCGAGGTTCTTGGAGTGCTTGAATGGGCATCCAAACAACCTAATGTGACTCAAGATGAGGCGCTGGAAGCCTTGTTGCAAGAATCCAAGAGTAGGCTAGAGCTTTACCAGTCTAGAGGTTCTAGAGGGTTCCATAAACTACATCAATAG
- the LOC107610637 gene encoding ferredoxin--NADP reductase, leaf isozyme, chloroplastic: MAAAVTASVSFPSTKSASLSSRTSIVAPERVVFKKASLQWRDVSVSIRAQVTTTETETTQTPTKVEKEHKKQEEGVVVNKFKPKNPYIGRCLLNTKITGDDAPGETWHMVFSTEGEVPYREGQSIGVIPEGVDKNGKPHKLRLYSIASSALGDFGDSKTVSLCVKRLVYTNENGEIVKGVCSNFLCDLKPGAEVTITGPVGKEMLMPKDPNATIVMLATGTGIAPFRSFLWKMFFEKHDDYKFNGLAWLFLGVPTSSSLLYKEEFEKMKEKAPENFRLDFAVSREQTNEKGEKMYIQTRMAEYAEELWELLKKDNTFVYMCGLKGMEKGIDDIMVSLAARDGIDWIEYKRQLKKAEQWNVEVY; the protein is encoded by the exons ATGGCTGCCGCCGTTACGGCCTCAGTCTCCTTCCCATCTACCAAGTCTGCCTCTCTCTCGAGCCGCACCTCCATCGTCGCTCCGGAGAGAGTCGTATTCAAAAAG GCTTCATTGCAATGGAGAGATGTTTCGGTCTCAATAAGAGCTCAAGTTACAACCACGGAGACAGAGACGACACAGACACCAACAAAGGTGGAGAAGGAGCACAAGAAGCAGGAAGAAGGTGTGGTTGTGAACAAGTTCAAGCCTAAGAACCCATACATTGGAAGGTGCTTGCTCAACACTAAGATCACTGGTGATGATGCTCCTGGTGAAACTTGGCACATGGTCTTTAGCACTGAGG gAGAGGTTCCATACAGAGAAGGGCAATCAATTGGGGTAATTCCAGAGGGAGTTGACAAGAATGGGAAGCCTCATAAACTCAGATTGTATTCCATTGCCAGCAGTGCCCTTGGTGACTTTGGAGACTCCAAAACT GTTTCACTATGTGTGAAGAGGCTTGTTTACACAAATGAAAATGGAGAGATTGTCAAAGGAGTTTGCTCAAATTTCTTGT GTGACTTGAAGCCTGGAGCTGAAGTAACAATTACTGGACCTGTTGGGAAAGAAATGCTTATGCCAAAAGATCCTAATGCCACCATCGTCATG TTGGCAACTGGAACTGGAATTGCCCCATTCCGCTCATTTTTATGGAAAATGTTCTTCGAAAAGCACGACGATTACAAG TTCAATGGTTTGGCATGGCTCTTCTTGGGTGTTCCCACAAGCAGCTCACTGCTTTACAAGGAG GAATTTGAGAAGATGAAGGAGAAAGCACCTGAGAACTTCAGGCTTGACTTTGCTGTGAGCAGAGAGCAAACAAATGAGAAAGGAGAGAAGATGTACATCCAAACCAGAATGGCTGAGTATGCAGAAGAGCTTTGGGAGTTGCTCAAGAAAGATAACACTTTTGTTTACATGTGTGGACTTAAAGGAATGGAGAAAGGAATTGATGACATTATGGTCTCTTTGGCTGCTAGAGATG GAATTGACTGGATTGAGTACAAGAGACAATTGAAGAAAGCAGAGCAATGGAATGTGGAAGTGTACTAA